The following are from one region of the Hemiscyllium ocellatum isolate sHemOce1 chromosome 26, sHemOce1.pat.X.cur, whole genome shotgun sequence genome:
- the LOC132828095 gene encoding pepsin A-like, whose amino-acid sequence MKWLLVALACIQLSECVIRMPLIKGKSARDVLLEKGLLEEFLMKHPYDLCSKYQVPYCSQSLDTTEPMINYLDLSYYGAISIGNPPQSFTVIFDTGSSNLWVPSVYCSEQSCTMHHRFNPSASSTYYSNNQGVSIQYGTGAMNGILGYDTVRISNINIRNQEFGLSTSEPGGFFSYVKFDGILGMGYPSLAASGATTVFENLMSQHLVDEPLFSVYLTRENGASGSEIVFGGIDSGHYSGQIHWVPVTREAYWQILIDRVTINGQVVACSGGCPAIVDTGTSLLVGPSTPINTIQQYIGATPSYYGQYTINCNNLYNMPNVVFTINGVDFPLPPQAYTLQSTSNNQRSCMSGFGATGGSLWILGDVFIGEYYSIFDVGNNRVGLAKAA is encoded by the exons ATGAAGTGGCTACTAGTCGCCCTCGCTTGTATCCAGCTCTCGGAATGTGTGATCAG AATGCCTTTGATTAAGGGCAAATCTGCCCGTGATGTTCTCCTGGAGAAAGGGCTGCTggaagaattcctgatgaaacatCCATATGATCTCTGCTCAAAATATCAAGTGCCCTACTGCAGCCAATCTCTGGATACAACGGAACCAATGATTAACTACCTGGAT TTGTCATACTATGGAGCAATCAGCATTGGGAATCCACCACAGAGTTTCACCGTCATCTTTGATACAGGCTCATCCAACCTCTGGGTCCCTTCAGTTTACTGCTCTGAACAGTCATGCA CGATGCATCACAGATTCAATCCCAGTGCATCTTCAACATATTATTCCAACAACCAGGGTGTATCTATCCAGTATGGTACCGGTGCCATGAATGGAATATTGGGATATGACACTGTCAGA ATTTCAAACATCAATATCCGCAATCAAGAATTTGGTCTCAGTACTAGTGAACCCGGTGGCTTCTTCTCCTACGTGAAGTTCGATGGAATTCTGGGCATGGGCTACCCATCTCTTGCAGCATCAGGAGCTACAACTGTGTTTGAGAACTTAATGTCTCAGCATCTGGTGGATGAGCCTCTCTTTTCTGTCTACCTGACCAG AGAGAACGGTGCATCTGGAAGTGAAATTGTGTTTGGTGGAATTGACTCAGGTCACTACTCAGGTCAAATTCACTGGGTTCCCGTCACTCGTGAGGCCTATTGGCAAATCCTCATTGACCG GGTGACAATCAATGGGCAGGTTGTGGCCTGCAGTGGAGGTTGTCCAGCCATTGTTGACACTGGCACTTCTCTCCTTGTTGGCCCCAGCACACCCATCAACACCATTCAGCAGTACATTGGAGCAACTCCAAGTTACTATGGCCAG tacaccataaACTGTAACAATCTGTACAACATGCCCAATGTGGTCTTCACAATCAATGGAGTCGACTTCCCTCTTCCTCCACAAGCCTACACTTTGCAG AGCACTTCCAACAACCAAAGAAGCTGCATGAGTGGATTTGGTGCGACTGGTGGAAGCCTCTGGATTCTGGGAGATGTTTTCATTGGGGAATATTATTCCATTTTCGACGTGGGGAACAACCGTGTGGGCTTGGCTAAGGCTGCTTAA